From a region of the Scyliorhinus torazame isolate Kashiwa2021f chromosome 15, sScyTor2.1, whole genome shotgun sequence genome:
- the alg11 gene encoding GDP-Man:Man(3)GlcNAc(2)-PP-Dol alpha-1,2-mannosyltransferase, producing MAAGDWCVCEFLRFMFSLIIPMLFVTAGLLVILVVVLLYIRFGICPKKKITHSPRKNGKMPLVVAFFHPYCNAGGGGERVLWCAIRTLQKRYEDIIIIIYTGDKDATDQEIIDGAYRRFNIKLLQPVQFIFLEKRYLVEAWLYPYFTLLGQSLGSVFLGWEALMKCVPDIFIDSMGYAYTLPLFKYLGGCQVGCYVHYPTISTDMLSVVRDRNPRFNNAAFISKNPILSNLKLVYYYIFAWMYGFVGSCSDVIMVNSTWTLNHILALWKAGDRTNIVYPPCDVQTFLDIPLKDDRKKTEHSIVSIGQFRPEKDHSLQIKAFYQFLQMKSAQELTVKLILIGGCRNADDEERVSCLKELCENLGVTENVEFKINISFEELKNHLDEATIGLHTMWNEHFGIGVVECMAAGTVILAHNSGGPKLDIVVPLDGVETGFLADTEDSYANAMDTILSLSPEKRLEIMKNARQSVSRFSDQEFETSFISAVELFFDTR from the exons ATGGCCGCCGGCGACTGGTGCGTCTGCGAGTTTCTGAG GTTTATGTTTTCGTTGATCATTCCTATGCTTTTCGTAACCGCCGGCTTATTAGTCATCCTTGTGGTTGTTTTACTGTATATTCGATTTGGGATCTGTCCAAAGAAGAAAATAACACACAGTCCAAGGAAAAATGGAAAGATGCCGCTGGTGGTGGCATTCTTTCACCCCTACTgtaatgctggaggtggaggagaaagGGTTTTATGGTGTGCAATCAGAACTTTGCAGAAGAG GTACGAAGACATTATCATTATAATTTATACTGGAGATAAAGATGCCACGGATCAAGAAATTATTGATGGAGCTTACAGGCGGTTTAATATCAAACTTCTTCAACCTGTTCAGTTCATTTTCCTTGAAAAACGATATCTTGTTGAAGCTTGGCTTTATCCATATTTTACTCTGCTAGGCCAAAGTCTGGGGTCTGTTTTTCTTGGATGGGAGGCCCTGATGAAGTGCGTTCCTGATATATTTATAGATTCCATGGGCTATGCATACACACTTCCTCTCTTTAAGTACTTGGGAGGCTGCCAAGTGGGATGCTATGTTCACTACCCTACTATTAGCACCGACATGCTCTCTGTGGTGAGGGACAGGAATCCAAGGTTTAACAATGCAGCTTTTATATCAAAAAATCCTATACTGAGCAATCTCAAACTTGTCTACTATTACATCTTTGCTTGGATGTATGGATTTGTTGGTTCTTGCAGTGATGTTATAATGGTAAATTCTACATGGACTCTGAATCATATCCTTGCTCTTTGGAAAGCTGGTGACCGAACCAACATTGTCTACCCACCCTGCGATGTTCAGACCTTCTTGGATATTCCATTAAAAGATGACCGTAAAAAGACAGAACATTCCATTGTTTCAATTGGCCAGTTTCGGCCAGAGAAGGACCATTCTCTACAAATCAAAGCTTTCTATCAGTTCCTTCAGATGAAGAGTGCTCAGGAGTTAACTGTGAAGTTAATATTAATTGGAGGTTGCCGTAACGCAGATGATGAAGAGCGAGTATCTTGCCTGAAAGAACTGTGTGAGAATCTGGGAGTTACAGAAAACGTTGAGTTTAAGATTAACATTTCATTTGAAGAACTTAAAAACCATCTAGATGAAGCCACTATTGGACTGCACACCATGTGGAATGAACATTTTGGTATAG GGGTGGTTGAGTGCATGGCAGCAGGAACTGTTATTCTGGCCCATAATTCAGGAGGGCCCAAGCTAGATATAGTCGTACCACTTGATGGAGTTGAGACAGGCTTCCTGGCAGACACTGAAGACAGTTATGCTAATGCTATGGATACCATTCTGTCACTGTCACCTGAAAAGAGACTGGAAATTATGAAGAACGCTCGTCAGTCTGTGAGCAGATTCTCCGACCAGGAGTTTGAAACATCTTTTATATCTGCTGTGGAGCTATTTTTTGACACCAGGTGA